The Desulfosalsimonas propionicica genome segment GCTCATTGTTCTGGCCATTATGGGAATCATGGGATATCGTCGCCGCACCGGTTTTCTTGCCGGTCTCACGGTGGCCCAAATCAGCGAGTTTTCCCTTATCGTAGCGGCACTGGGACTGAGTATCGGCCACATTAACGAAGAAACGATGGGATTGATCACCCTCGTGGGGGTGGTGACCATATTCCTGTCCACCTACATGATCCTCTATTCCTATCCCCTTTATCGTATTCTATCCTCTCTATTGAAGATTTTTGAAAGGCGCAATCCTTACCGGGAGACGGACATAGACACCTTTGCGGAAACAAGACCAGTCGACGTCATTTTAGTGGGATTGGGCAACTATGGCAGCGGGCTGATGGAAAACCTTCTGCGACGAAAAAAATCTATCGTGGGAATCGACTTCGACCCCGGCAGTTTAGATAACTGGCGCAAGAAAGGGGTGCCTGTTCTTTACGGGGATATGGCGGACCCGGAGATGCATGAACAATTGCCATTGAAAAAGGCGCGATGGGTTATCAGCACCGTTGGTTCCGAAGAGATGAATTTGGCACTTATCCAGAATCTCAAGCAAGAAGGTTATACGGGAAAGGTGGCCTTGACGGCGACAAACAGCCAGGAAGCTGCGGAGTTTGAAAGAGCTGGCGCCAATTTGGTATTTCGGCCTTTTCAGGATGCAACGGAACAAGCGGCCGATGCGTTGACTTATGCGATGGATTTTCTTCCGGAAAGCGTAGATTGGCCTGTCTCGTTTCTCGAGTTGCGTATTCGTTCGGATGCCTCGGCCGCCGGGCGAACCATACGAGAACTTCCGTTATCGGCTTCAGGCATATCTGTCCTGGCGGTCAGTCGGGGAGGGCGCACCTTTTACGAGCCGAAGCCGGATTTCAGTGTTTTCCCGGCCGATCGGCTGCTCCTCATGGGAGATCCAGAGGGCTTGAAGGAGGCTGAAACCATGCTCAATCAACTTGAAGCGCAAAGAGATGCAGAAGACACAGACCGATTTGAAATAGCCGAAATCCAGGTGTCGGAGAATTCGGACCTTTCAGGCAAATCTTTGGCGGAGCTTCATTTCCGGCAAAAATTCGGCGCAAACCTGGTCGGCATTCGCAGAGGACAGGATCAGATCACAACGATCAACCCTGCGGAGCACTTGCAGGGGGGGGATTGTCTGATTGTTATCGGCAGGTCGAGCGCTATCAAAGAACTCAAGAGTCTGGCCCCTGTTTAGCGGCTCGGATGTCTCTTATTTCAAAACATTCTCAGGCGGAATGGAGCCACGGCATATGCCTGGATTGCGCCAGGATTCATTTTCCTGAATCGGTTTGATTCCGGGGCGGCAAATGGAAGGAAGGTTTTTTAGGTTGATATAGACGGGGTTCGACCCGTAAGCAGAAAAAAGGAATAATTTCTGTCCAGAAAATGGTTGCAGACAAGAACTGTCCGAAGCGGACGACCGGACGTGGCTGGATCGGCCAGGACGGACTCGGGGATGGTGCGGGTTTTCAATATCCTGGCCCCGAGCCAGACGCCGAAAGAAGATGCCGTGGCGTATTCGCCTGTTAAATGTTTAAAAAGCACTTCAGCGGCATGGCTGAAAAATTTTTTCCGGAGTTCCATGCTCCATTTGTCCCGGACAATGTCGCCGCTTGCCCCGTTTACAAAAACATCGATATCTTCCGGCCCGATCCCGTTGGCCTGCAGAAAATCGGTTAATTCTTCACACAAAAACGGAAAATCCGCGGGTCGGTAAACAGTGTGGAGGCTTTGCAGCAGGCACCAGGAGTGGGGAAACGCCTGACCGGAAACCGTGAAAAACGCCATTCCTTCGCCCTGGAGGGTGCCTTGTGTACGGCTTTCAAAGAGTTTCAGATTGCTTGTCTTTTCTTTTTTTACATATCCCAGCCTGGCATAATCGCTGTACTGGACGTGATGGGCCTGGTCAAAAGAACCGACCAAAACATTTTCTGCTTCCTTTTCCCGGACAAGCAGCATGGCGTCTTGTACGGCTGTTTCAAAGGCAAAGCCTCTGCCGGCATAAGTGTTGTTATACCCCATGCACTTGACCGTCAGGGCGATGAGACCGGAAAGTGCATTATAGGTGCTTTGCATAAAATAAGTCGGGGTGAGTTGCTGTTCATTCTGCTGCAGAATTTCGAGTAAAAATTTTCCCATGTCTTCCTGAAAACCGTAACCCGTGGCGGTTATAATGGCATCCGGTGTTTCCAGCCGGGCGTTTTGAAGACAGATAGTGGCGGCAGAAAGTCCCATGCGCAGCATACGGCTGAGCCGACGCATCTGGAAAGGGTTGATGTAATCTTTGAAATTCGGCTGAATGCAGGTCAGTACATTGCCGCCATACTCGGTGACCTCCGGCAGAAATGCTTCGTTGTCGTATGTCTGCTGAGGCGAAATAACGCCCGCACCGTTGATATAAATATTTGGGCCGTTGCCGTTGATCAGCATTTTGCAAAGAGCAGCGATGTGGTGCTCCCTCCGAAACCAAGCGAGTTTGAAAGAATATATCTGAGCCCTGCGCCCGGCCGCAATTCCGTTACCGGCCGTATGCCAAGCTCTTCCATGGGCCGGCTGAAGTTGAGATTGGGAAATATTGCATCATGCTCAAATCCCATAAGACAAAACGCCGCCTCCACGCTGCCGGCCGCAGAGGTGGTGTGCCCGGTGTAAGGTTTTGTGGAACTAAACGGCGGCACTTGATCCTTGAAAAGCGCCCGGACAGACAGACCTTCTGACAGGTCATTGTTTTCTGTGCCCGTGCCGTGAGCGTTGATATAATCAACATCTTCCGGGGCTATCCCGCCCATGGCCAGGGCTTTCCGCATCGCCTGAAGTGTTCCCGTCCCCTCCGGGGAAGAAGCGGTCTGATGAAAGGCATCATTTAAACTGGCATAGCCGCACAGTTCGGCAATGGCCTTTTTCCCCGGATGCCCCAGCCGCTCTTCGGCTTCGAGAACAAGGAAACCGGCACCCTCGCCCAGGTTCAGGCCGTTGCGATTGTGATCAAAAGGCTTGCACAAATCCCTGTCCAGAATTTTAAGAGAGTTGAAACCGTTGATGGTGACTTTGCTCAAAGCCTCGCTGCCCCCGCAGATCATAATATCGGCCAGCCCGTTTGCGATCAGCCGTGCACCGAAAATAATGGAATTGGCAGCTGACGCACAGGCCGTGCTGACCGTGGCGAGATACCTTTTCATGTTCAGGATATCGGCCATGCGTTCCGTGTGTTCCCCGGGATCTCCGGTATCAAGAAACGCAAGAAAGTCTCCGGTGCTTTCGGGGTCCTGCAGCTCGTAGTAGTAGCTTTCAAGCTCCCGGATTCCGCCGGCGGTTGTAGCCGAAACAAGACCCGCACTGGTCGTTTCGGCTTCCGTAAGCCCCGCGGAATCAATGGCTTCGCGTGCCGCAATAAGGCCCAGAAGCGTTGTGCGGGAAAAACCCGCTTTTGTCGGAACCCCTGCATAACGGCACAACGCATCGTCGGACAATTTGATTTCACAGCAGTAAATCTCATCACGATGAACCGTTTGGAGGAAATCAAGTCTTCCGTATCCGCTTCTTTCATTCCTCAGGGAGGCGAAATTCTCCGGGCCATTGCTGCCAATGGCGGTAATAATACCATAACCGGTTATAAAGACGCGACGATTCATATCTGACCGTTCTCGTAAACATATTCCGCGAGGGTCCGGACGTTAACCATGATCTTTCGTGCCACTTTCGAATCCGTGATTTTGATGCCGTAGTGTTGCTCCAGCATGACGGTCAGCTCCAGGGCGTCAATGGAATCCAGGCCGGTGACTTCACCAAACAGGGGCATTTCTTCATCGAGTTCCTCCGGATCCATGTAATCAATATCCAGGCGTTCCAGTATCTGTGATTTTAGCTGGGGGATCAGATCTTCAATAGTCGTGTGCATCATTGTCTTTCTGTTTATTTATTGCGTATCAACCCACATTTCTTAATCTGTGAATCAGGATACTTGCCGTTAACGCGGCAAGCGCAAATACTGTCAGTTTTATCAAATCCGGAAGTATCATAGATGTTCCGGCACTTCGCAGAAAAAGATCATTGAATGCTTCAAGCCCCCAGTTCAGAGGGGAATAGGGACTGATGTGCTGCATAATATCGGGCATGGCGAATACCGGCACCCAGACGCCGCCCAGGGCTGCCAGAATCACCACTGAAATGGCGCCGAAAGAAAGGGCCTGCTGGGGCATTTTAAAGTAAACGGCAATGAGCAGGCCATATCCCGTGGCAGCCATTGCAACCGCCAGACCTGTAAGAACGATGCCCAACGGGTTTGTTCCCAGCTCCAGTTTGCCAAAACCGATAAGGGGCATCAGGTAAAGACCGACACAGATCATTAAAGCCAGCTGCACCAGGCAGACAAACAGATAAAAGACAAACTTTCCCGAAATCACGGGCGTATGGGAGCCGGATATCAGGCGAAGCCGGAGCATACTGCCGTCTTCACGCTCCTTGATGAAATTTCCCGCCAGGGGAAACAGGATAAAAAACATGGCAAACATGGACCAGGCCGGCACGTTATGCTGAACAGCGCTAAGCTCAATTTCCGGGCGCTTTTTTTTGGAAGCAATCGCCTGGTCCACCCGTATCATCTCTGAAAAATCGGCTGTACTTTCCGGTTGCTTTCCGGTGCTGCCGAGCTGCGCCTGCATGGCCCGGACAAACCACTCAAGCTGGACACCGGCGATCCGTTTTTCCAGTGTCGCAGCCACGGTCTGCTTGTAATCGGCCTTGATCGTGGGTTCAAAGAGGATCTCCAACTTCACCGGGGGGTCATCTTTTTTGTCCACAGGTTGTGAAGCGGAACCATGGCGGGAAAAAATGTTATCAGCTGCGCTTTGTATTTTTTTTTGCAGGGAAGCTGTTGCGTTTTCGGGAACAATGACCGCTGCCTGATATTTTCCCCGCTGCACCAGCTGCCTTGCCTGGTCCCGGGTCAAAGTCTTTCCTTCTGATTTTGGGATCAGGTTGATGTTGGGCGAATCCTGCAACAAGCTCTCAATGGCCGCGCTTAAGGCATCACGGTCCTTGTCGACTATCAAAATGTCGATTTGGGTCTGCCGGAGCGCGCGAAAGGCGTTGGATTGAATACTGGTCATGACGATCACCAGGATCAGCGGCATAAGAAGAATCAGGGCCAGACTGCCCGGGTCCCGGACAAGGAGAAGAAATTCTTTCCAGATAGTGGCCAGAACCTTCAATCGCGTATGCCCTTTCCCGTCAGATTCAGAAATAACTGTTCAAGGCTTTCGCTCTCGTTGTTTTCGGCCAGCATCTGAGACAGTGTTCCTCCGGCGATCAGGCGGCCCTCGTCGATAATGGCAAGCTGCGAGCATATCTGCTCTGCTTCTCCCAGCAGATGGGATGAATAGAGGATGGTAACGCCCTTATCCCGAAGCCGCCTCATGTAATCGAGAATCATGGTGCGTGACTGCACATCCACGCCCGATGTCGGTTCGTCGAGAATAAGCAGGCCCGGGCGATGCAGCAGCGCCGCAATCAGGTTCAGTCTTCTTTTCATGCCTCCGGAATAATGGAGCACACGTACATCAGCTTTTTCAAGAAGGCCGAATTCCTCAAGCAAACCCCTTACGGCAGGACGTATGGCAGCGCCTTTAACTCCGTACATCCGGCAGAAATAGACCAGGTTTTCCCAGGCCGTCAGGGCCGGAAACAATGCGATCTCCTGCGGTGCGACGCCGATCCGGCGGCGGATTTCATTGCTGCTGCGCCCGGCATCAAGGCCGAAAACCCGGATGCTGCCCGCATCGCTTTTTAAAAGACCGCAAAGCATCATGAGGGTCGTGGATTTTCCCGCGCCGTTGGGACCTAAAAGCCCGAATATTTCACCTTCCTCTACAGCGAAACTGAGCTGGTCCACAGCCGGTTTCAAAGACCCTTTATAAACCTTGCGCAATCCGGAAACCTGTATTATCGGGGAGCTGGTCATGAAACGGCTTTTTTAAGCTCGGAAAAGATATGTTGTTCCCGGTCCGCAATTTCCCAAAGAATGGCCGAAACTGCCTCGTAGGTTTCATGCCCGCTGTTTCGTTTTTTGATGATTCTTCCGGCAATGGTGGCCATGGCCCGCCATCTGTCGCCGTCTTCGGTCATCTCGTGGGAAAGTTCCATAAGGCGCGGCTTGTCAAGCACATCAGAAGCCTCCTGAAGAAAAGCGGCGTAAACAAAACGGAAACCCGCTCCGCCGGTCCCGATTTCCTCCTGCATACGAATGAAATTTCCCAGGTAAAGGTCGGCTTTTTTTTCACCGAGCTTCTTGGGCCATTTCCTTATCTTCCTGGAAACATAACGGATACCCTTGACCCCGAAAAAAGGGAAAGGAATAGTAAGCATTTCCCGGCAGTTACGGCGGATTCCCTTGATCACGGCAGAAGGCAGATCGATCCGGTCGGGGATTTTTACGGGAAAGTACATCCGTCCCCGGGGTTCGAAGGCGCCGCGGGACCATCTCACACGCATCAATTCTTCGCAGGTAAGTGATACCGGCTCCTCCATGACCGAATCGCTGATCCGGTAGTGTCCGTTTTCCCGGCCGTAAACAACAATATTATGAACATTGAAGTGAAACCTGTAGGGTCTCGGGAAATAGGTCAGGTGAAACGCCCCGACCTGCAGACCCACCGGAATGCCCTGGTCGAGTGCATGGTCAAGGGCTTTCATGGACTCTTGCGGGTCCCTGAATTTTTTCCGGAATATTTCCACGCCCAGGGTGTTGGCAAGGCGCTTG includes the following:
- a CDS encoding cation:proton antiporter domain-containing protein produces the protein MIAGNEFVEIAAILGIATLTGIIGQKLRQPLIIMFLATGILAGPSVLGIIHSYEQIELLAHIGIALLLFIVGLKLDLNLIRTTGPVALATGLGQIVFTSFIGFIIAIAMGLSYLSAAYVSVALTFSSTIIIVKLLSDKKEIDSLHGQIAIGFLIVQDIAAILALVVLTTLGASVGGESPGYVSFLTIGAKGVGLLGAVALLMKYVTPYLTRRLAHSLELLTLFAIAWAVILGAGSDLLGFSKEVGAFLAGVSLASTAFRDAIGARLTGLRDFLLLFFFIDLGARLDWSMVGSQLGASLVFSLFVLLGNPLIVLAIMGIMGYRRRTGFLAGLTVAQISEFSLIVAALGLSIGHINEETMGLITLVGVVTIFLSTYMILYSYPLYRILSSLLKIFERRNPYRETDIDTFAETRPVDVILVGLGNYGSGLMENLLRRKKSIVGIDFDPGSLDNWRKKGVPVLYGDMADPEMHEQLPLKKARWVISTVGSEEMNLALIQNLKQEGYTGKVALTATNSQEAAEFERAGANLVFRPFQDATEQAADALTYAMDFLPESVDWPVSFLELRIRSDASAAGRTIRELPLSASGISVLAVSRGGRTFYEPKPDFSVFPADRLLLMGDPEGLKEAETMLNQLEAQRDAEDTDRFEIAEIQVSENSDLSGKSLAELHFRQKFGANLVGIRRGQDQITTINPAEHLQGGDCLIVIGRSSAIKELKSLAPV
- a CDS encoding beta-ketoacyl synthase chain length factor, which produces MLINGNGPNIYINGAGVISPQQTYDNEAFLPEVTEYGGNVLTCIQPNFKDYINPFQMRRLSRMLRMGLSAATICLQNARLETPDAIITATGYGFQEDMGKFLLEILQQNEQQLTPTYFMQSTYNALSGLIALTVKCMGYNNTYAGRGFAFETAVQDAMLLVREKEAENVLVGSFDQAHHVQYSDYARLGYVKKEKTSNLKLFESRTQGTLQGEGMAFFTVSGQAFPHSWCLLQSLHTVYRPADFPFLCEELTDFLQANGIGPEDIDVFVNGASGDIVRDKWSMELRKKFFSHAAEVLFKHLTGEYATASSFGVWLGARILKTRTIPESVLADPATSGRPLRTVLVCNHFLDRNYSFFLLTGRTPSIST
- a CDS encoding beta-ketoacyl-[acyl-carrier-protein] synthase family protein is translated as MNRRVFITGYGIITAIGSNGPENFASLRNERSGYGRLDFLQTVHRDEIYCCEIKLSDDALCRYAGVPTKAGFSRTTLLGLIAAREAIDSAGLTEAETTSAGLVSATTAGGIRELESYYYELQDPESTGDFLAFLDTGDPGEHTERMADILNMKRYLATVSTACASAANSIIFGARLIANGLADIMICGGSEALSKVTINGFNSLKILDRDLCKPFDHNRNGLNLGEGAGFLVLEAEERLGHPGKKAIAELCGYASLNDAFHQTASSPEGTGTLQAMRKALAMGGIAPEDVDYINAHGTGTENNDLSEGLSVRALFKDQVPPFSSTKPYTGHTTSAAGSVEAAFCLMGFEHDAIFPNLNFSRPMEELGIRPVTELRPGAGLRYILSNSLGFGGSTTSLLFAKC
- a CDS encoding phosphopantetheine-binding protein, whose protein sequence is MMHTTIEDLIPQLKSQILERLDIDYMDPEELDEEMPLFGEVTGLDSIDALELTVMLEQHYGIKITDSKVARKIMVNVRTLAEYVYENGQI
- a CDS encoding ABC transporter permease produces the protein MKVLATIWKEFLLLVRDPGSLALILLMPLILVIVMTSIQSNAFRALRQTQIDILIVDKDRDALSAAIESLLQDSPNINLIPKSEGKTLTRDQARQLVQRGKYQAAVIVPENATASLQKKIQSAADNIFSRHGSASQPVDKKDDPPVKLEILFEPTIKADYKQTVAATLEKRIAGVQLEWFVRAMQAQLGSTGKQPESTADFSEMIRVDQAIASKKKRPEIELSAVQHNVPAWSMFAMFFILFPLAGNFIKEREDGSMLRLRLISGSHTPVISGKFVFYLFVCLVQLALMICVGLYLMPLIGFGKLELGTNPLGIVLTGLAVAMAATGYGLLIAVYFKMPQQALSFGAISVVILAALGGVWVPVFAMPDIMQHISPYSPLNWGLEAFNDLFLRSAGTSMILPDLIKLTVFALAALTASILIHRLRNVG
- a CDS encoding ABC transporter ATP-binding protein: MRKVYKGSLKPAVDQLSFAVEEGEIFGLLGPNGAGKSTTLMMLCGLLKSDAGSIRVFGLDAGRSSNEIRRRIGVAPQEIALFPALTAWENLVYFCRMYGVKGAAIRPAVRGLLEEFGLLEKADVRVLHYSGGMKRRLNLIAALLHRPGLLILDEPTSGVDVQSRTMILDYMRRLRDKGVTILYSSHLLGEAEQICSQLAIIDEGRLIAGGTLSQMLAENNESESLEQLFLNLTGKGIRD
- a CDS encoding BtrH N-terminal domain-containing protein, encoding MTIELKHSQTAHCENGAAINLLRYHGLDISEPMAFGIGSGLFFTYLPFIKMINIPVTSFRPLPGMIFKRLANTLGVEIFRKKFRDPQESMKALDHALDQGIPVGLQVGAFHLTYFPRPYRFHFNVHNIVVYGRENGHYRISDSVMEEPVSLTCEELMRVRWSRGAFEPRGRMYFPVKIPDRIDLPSAVIKGIRRNCREMLTIPFPFFGVKGIRYVSRKIRKWPKKLGEKKADLYLGNFIRMQEEIGTGGAGFRFVYAAFLQEASDVLDKPRLMELSHEMTEDGDRWRAMATIAGRIIKKRNSGHETYEAVSAILWEIADREQHIFSELKKAVS